A portion of the Novosphingobium sp. KA1 genome contains these proteins:
- a CDS encoding sigma-54-dependent Fis family transcriptional regulator: MAEQAFDTEFERRHGPLARRAAIITASLLDPDGVVLSDAATGTGHREAAMASGARQVRLARGQAPALSRAASGAIAVTYADPVSEASLAMLLAAMSGPEAPIAADPASLSIFALASRLAASDIPVLINGPTGTGKEVLSRFIHARSSRAGGPFIAVNCAAMPETMLEAMLFGHQKGAFTGATQSSEGFMRAADGGTLLLDEIAEMPLPLQAKLLRALQEQEVVPIGSTRPIKVDIRVIACANRDLPTEVAEGRFRADLYYRLNVFPLMLDSLRERPDDIAPLAFAMALRHAPDPARVPCLSDCAIAMLKLHAWPGNVRELENVMRRALLLAHGRPMITPEHIVFDCPARLLGPALPGASIPGAFIPGVPLIADDDAGPRRLSSIVQISEARAIVETLEACGGSRVRAARALGISERTLRYRLASLREAGIEIGRNVVTPLSGVIASRAAGGGR, from the coding sequence ATGGCCGAACAGGCTTTCGACACCGAATTCGAGCGTCGCCACGGCCCTCTGGCACGCCGTGCGGCGATCATCACGGCCTCGCTGCTGGACCCGGACGGCGTTGTCCTGAGCGACGCCGCGACAGGCACCGGCCACCGCGAGGCGGCGATGGCCTCCGGTGCCCGTCAGGTCCGCCTGGCACGGGGACAGGCCCCCGCCTTGTCGCGCGCGGCATCCGGCGCCATCGCCGTGACTTATGCCGACCCGGTGAGCGAGGCCTCGCTGGCGATGCTGCTGGCGGCGATGTCCGGCCCCGAGGCGCCGATCGCCGCCGATCCGGCCAGCCTCTCGATCTTTGCCCTCGCCAGCCGCCTGGCGGCGAGCGACATCCCGGTGCTCATCAACGGCCCCACCGGCACCGGCAAGGAAGTGCTCAGCCGCTTCATCCATGCCCGCAGCAGCCGTGCGGGCGGGCCGTTCATCGCGGTCAACTGCGCGGCGATGCCCGAAACCATGCTGGAGGCCATGCTGTTCGGCCACCAGAAGGGCGCCTTCACCGGCGCCACCCAGTCGAGCGAGGGCTTCATGCGCGCGGCCGACGGCGGCACCCTGCTGCTCGACGAGATCGCCGAGATGCCGCTGCCGCTCCAGGCCAAGCTGCTGCGCGCGCTGCAGGAACAGGAAGTCGTGCCGATCGGGTCGACCCGGCCGATCAAGGTCGACATCCGGGTGATCGCCTGCGCCAACCGCGACCTGCCCACCGAAGTGGCCGAAGGGCGCTTCCGCGCCGACCTCTACTACCGGCTCAACGTCTTCCCGCTGATGCTCGATTCGCTGCGCGAGCGGCCCGACGACATCGCCCCGCTCGCCTTCGCGATGGCCCTGCGCCATGCCCCCGATCCGGCGCGGGTGCCGTGCCTGTCCGATTGCGCGATCGCGATGCTCAAGCTCCATGCCTGGCCCGGCAACGTGCGCGAACTGGAAAACGTCATGCGCCGCGCGCTGCTGCTCGCCCACGGACGGCCGATGATCACCCCCGAACACATCGTGTTCGACTGTCCGGCCCGCCTGCTCGGCCCCGCCCTGCCCGGCGCATCCATCCCCGGCGCCTTCATCCCCGGCGTGCCGCTCATCGCCGACGACGACGCGGGCCCGCGCCGCCTCTCCAGCATCGTCCAGATCTCCGAGGCCCGCGCCATCGTCGAGACGCTGGAAGCCTGCGGCGGCAGCCGCGTGCGCGCCGCCCGCGCGCTGGGCATTTCCGAACGCACCTTGCGCTACCGGCTGGCCTCGCTGCGCGAGGCCGGCATCGAGATCGGCCGCAACGTGGTGACGCCGCTGTCCGGCGTGATCGCCAGCCGCGCCGCCGGAGGCGGCAGATGA
- the fliE gene encoding flagellar hook-basal body complex protein FliE, whose amino-acid sequence MSAISGLVGSAAGNAGGIQQIMAMRQQIIQRSDLLQQIHAAQESAQTATASGTASGSIPLDSPANGFAQSLHNALDGVNGVQSRAEALTDAYQKGEVTDVAKVMLARQEAGVAFEATLQVRNKLLSAYQDIMRLGV is encoded by the coding sequence ATGAGCGCGATCTCCGGCCTCGTCGGAAGTGCTGCCGGCAATGCCGGCGGCATCCAGCAGATCATGGCGATGCGCCAGCAGATCATCCAGCGCAGCGACCTGCTGCAACAGATCCACGCCGCGCAGGAGAGCGCCCAGACCGCAACCGCCAGCGGCACCGCCAGCGGTTCCATCCCGCTCGACAGCCCCGCCAACGGCTTTGCCCAGAGCCTGCACAACGCGCTCGACGGCGTGAACGGCGTGCAGTCCAGGGCCGAGGCCCTGACCGACGCCTACCAGAAAGGCGAAGTGACCGACGTCGCCAAGGTCATGCTGGCGCGGCAGGAGGCGGGGGTCGCCTTCGAGGCCACGCTGCAAGTCCGCAACAAGCTGCTGTCCGCCTACCAGGACATCATGCGGCTGGGGGTCTGA
- a CDS encoding flagellar basal body L-ring protein FlgH — protein sequence MAARALLLAASALALLAAPPALARKKPRPSGFEATLPPAALPPATLPSAMPGEASGGIFNVSAGYAPLYSGTRAARIGDPVTILLVETTTAAKTVSSKSQKGGSAAITPPTAGPLSFLNPNALNAGSTSSFNGQGNAAQTSTLVATLSVTIAEVRANGTALVKGEKKMLVSQGDEWVRFSGIVRLADIDADNQVASTRVADAQIEYTGKGAIMRAGRQGWLGQFFNMISPF from the coding sequence ATGGCCGCGCGCGCCCTCCTGCTGGCCGCATCGGCGCTGGCCCTGCTGGCCGCTCCGCCTGCCCTTGCCCGCAAGAAGCCCAGGCCGAGCGGGTTCGAAGCGACCCTTCCGCCCGCCGCCCTGCCGCCCGCCACTCTGCCCTCCGCAATGCCGGGCGAGGCGAGCGGCGGCATCTTCAACGTCTCCGCCGGCTATGCCCCGCTCTACAGCGGCACCCGCGCCGCGCGCATCGGCGATCCGGTGACGATCCTGCTGGTGGAGACGACCACCGCCGCCAAGACCGTCAGCTCCAAGAGCCAGAAAGGCGGCAGCGCCGCGATCACCCCGCCGACCGCGGGGCCGCTGTCCTTCCTCAATCCCAACGCGCTTAACGCCGGCTCCACCTCGTCGTTCAATGGTCAGGGCAATGCCGCGCAGACCAGTACGCTGGTCGCCACGCTGTCCGTCACCATCGCCGAAGTGCGTGCCAACGGCACCGCCCTCGTCAAAGGAGAGAAGAAGATGCTGGTCAGCCAGGGCGACGAATGGGTCCGCTTCTCGGGCATCGTGCGCCTCGCCGACATCGACGCGGACAACCAGGTCGCCTCGACCCGGGTGGCCGACGCGCAGATCGAATATACCGGCAAGGGCGCGATCATGCGCGCCGGGCGGCAGGGCTGGCTCGGCCAGTTCTTCAACATGATCTCGCCGTTCTGA
- a CDS encoding rod-binding protein, whose protein sequence is MSMIAPPLSGLTPPPAASDRDRLSATAKQFEAMFVRQMLAAARKADFGGDALFGSQALDTFRQMQDEHFADVTAQSGTLGLAAILEAQMARFLPATQNGTAPAPTPTPTAAPTPASTPAPAGEGAA, encoded by the coding sequence ATGAGCATGATCGCGCCCCCGCTTTCCGGTCTCACGCCGCCTCCTGCCGCCAGCGACCGCGACAGGCTGTCCGCCACGGCAAAGCAGTTCGAGGCGATGTTCGTGCGCCAGATGCTGGCCGCCGCGCGCAAGGCCGATTTCGGCGGCGATGCGCTGTTCGGCAGCCAGGCGCTCGACACCTTCCGCCAGATGCAGGACGAGCATTTCGCCGACGTCACCGCGCAGAGCGGCACGCTGGGCCTTGCCGCCATTCTCGAGGCGCAGATGGCGCGGTTCCTGCCCGCCACGCAGAACGGCACCGCACCTGCGCCCACCCCCACACCCACAGCCGCGCCCACACCCGCGTCCACACCCGCGCCAGCCGGAGAGGGAGCCGCATAA
- a CDS encoding flagellar basal body P-ring protein FlgI — MIALIAFLAPVHAHAERVRDLGQFQGVRQNQLTGYGIVVGLPGSGDDNLEYLTQAMKGVSGRMGLTLPAGVSPGLKNAAAVMVTADLPAFAKPGQRIDVTVSTIGKAKSLRGGALIMTPLYGADGQIYAMAQGNLAVGGLGISGKDGSNVTVNIPTVGRIAEGASVERAVATGFDSNAVLRWNLFDADFLTAARVRDAINRRLPGTASVEDGVTLALRLPPEPDTRASVMAAIEMIDVDPAETPARVVVNSRTGTVVINSAVRLSPAAISHGKLTVRVEERPTVVQPAPFSQGRTAVEQNSTLSVDEEKRAVMLFKGGASLAKVVDALNLLGVTPSDLVAILEALKQAGALKAEMVVI, encoded by the coding sequence ATGATCGCACTGATCGCCTTCCTCGCCCCCGTCCACGCCCATGCCGAGCGGGTGCGCGACCTCGGCCAGTTCCAGGGCGTGCGCCAGAACCAGCTGACCGGCTACGGCATCGTGGTCGGCCTGCCCGGCTCGGGAGACGACAACCTCGAATACCTGACGCAGGCGATGAAGGGGGTGTCGGGCCGCATGGGCCTGACCCTGCCCGCCGGCGTCTCGCCCGGCCTCAAGAACGCCGCCGCCGTCATGGTCACCGCCGACCTGCCCGCCTTCGCCAAGCCGGGCCAGCGCATCGACGTGACCGTCTCGACCATCGGCAAGGCCAAGTCACTGCGCGGCGGCGCGCTGATCATGACCCCGCTCTACGGGGCCGACGGCCAGATCTACGCGATGGCGCAAGGCAACCTGGCGGTGGGCGGGCTCGGCATCTCGGGCAAGGACGGCTCCAACGTCACCGTCAACATCCCGACCGTGGGCCGCATCGCCGAGGGTGCCAGCGTGGAGCGGGCGGTCGCCACCGGGTTCGACAGCAATGCGGTGCTGCGCTGGAACCTGTTCGATGCAGACTTCCTCACCGCCGCGCGGGTGCGCGATGCGATCAACCGCCGCCTGCCGGGCACGGCCTCGGTCGAGGACGGGGTGACGCTGGCGCTGCGCCTGCCCCCCGAACCCGACACCCGCGCCAGCGTCATGGCCGCGATCGAGATGATCGACGTCGACCCCGCCGAGACCCCGGCGCGGGTTGTCGTCAACAGCCGCACCGGCACGGTCGTCATCAATTCCGCCGTGCGGCTCTCGCCTGCCGCGATCAGCCACGGCAAGCTCACCGTCAGGGTCGAGGAACGCCCCACCGTCGTCCAGCCCGCGCCCTTCAGCCAGGGCAGGACGGCGGTGGAGCAGAACTCCACGCTCTCGGTCGACGAGGAAAAGCGCGCGGTCATGCTGTTCAAGGGCGGCGCCTCGCTGGCCAAGGTGGTCGACGCGCTGAACCTGCTCGGCGTCACCCCGTCCGACCTCGTGGCGATCCTCGAAGCGCTCAAGCAGGCGGGCGCGCTCAAGGCGGAGATGGTGGTGATATGA
- the motA gene encoding flagellar motor stator protein MotA, with product MFAIIGVVILLVMVFGGFAMTGGALGPVMHAIPHEMLIIGGAAIGAIVTGNSMHEIKALGGGLGKVFKGPRHNKQDHVDAIILTVRLMKLLRSEGPVALESHVNEPQSSTLFAEFPRLLANEALVHLICDTLTLIVVSSGTLEVHAVEDVMDNAMKTHFHEHHEPQHALQNLADSLPALGIVAAVLGVVKTMGSIDKPPSVLGGMIGSALVGTFMGVLLAYGIVAPMAGRLKQINEQDEQIFQAVKQVIIASLHGWPQPLVVESARSGLGHAFRPGLSELLDAMRGR from the coding sequence ATGTTCGCAATCATCGGCGTCGTCATCCTGCTGGTGATGGTATTCGGCGGCTTTGCCATGACCGGCGGCGCGCTCGGCCCGGTCATGCACGCGATCCCGCACGAGATGCTGATCATCGGCGGCGCCGCCATCGGCGCGATCGTCACCGGCAACTCGATGCACGAAATCAAGGCGCTGGGCGGGGGCCTGGGCAAAGTGTTCAAGGGCCCGCGCCACAACAAGCAGGACCATGTCGACGCCATCATCCTCACCGTCAGGCTGATGAAGCTGCTCCGCTCGGAAGGCCCGGTCGCGCTCGAAAGCCATGTCAACGAGCCGCAAAGCTCCACGCTCTTCGCCGAGTTTCCCCGGCTGCTGGCGAACGAGGCGCTGGTCCACCTGATCTGCGACACACTGACCCTGATCGTCGTCTCCTCGGGCACGCTGGAAGTCCACGCGGTCGAGGATGTCATGGACAATGCGATGAAGACCCATTTCCACGAGCATCACGAGCCGCAGCACGCCTTGCAGAACCTCGCCGATTCGCTGCCCGCTCTGGGTATCGTCGCCGCCGTGCTGGGCGTGGTGAAGACGATGGGCTCGATCGACAAGCCGCCCTCGGTGCTGGGCGGGATGATCGGCTCGGCGCTGGTCGGCACCTTCATGGGCGTGCTGCTCGCCTATGGCATCGTCGCGCCGATGGCGGGCCGCCTCAAGCAGATCAACGAGCAGGACGAGCAGATCTTCCAGGCGGTGAAGCAGGTCATCATCGCCAGCCTCCACGGCTGGCCGCAGCCGCTGGTGGTGGAATCGGCGCGCTCGGGGCTGGGCCATGCGTTCCGCCCGGGCCTGTCCGAACTGCTCGACGCCATGCGCGGGCGCTGA
- a CDS encoding flagellin, with the protein MSVINTNISAIKASNASNTANKMLGTAMERLSTGKRINSAKDDAAGLAIATSMTAQVRGMSQGIRNANDGISLAQTAEGGLSEVSNMLQRVRELAVQSSSGTYQSSDRTAMQSEVTALTSQISDVLSQTKFNGNALFSTSSGSDVTFDIQTGANSGETITLTSSAIDGTNIDASALDVTTATAASTTIDNVDAALADVNATRASLGAGQNRLESAINNLTNNVTNLSDARSRIEDADYSSETTQMAKAQILSQASTAMIAQANQSQQNVLSLLR; encoded by the coding sequence ATGTCTGTTATCAATACGAATATCAGCGCCATCAAGGCGTCGAACGCATCCAACACGGCCAACAAGATGCTGGGCACCGCGATGGAGCGCCTGTCGACCGGCAAGCGAATCAACTCGGCCAAGGACGATGCCGCCGGTCTTGCGATTGCCACCTCGATGACCGCGCAGGTGCGCGGCATGAGCCAGGGCATCCGCAACGCCAATGACGGCATCTCGCTGGCGCAGACGGCGGAAGGCGGGCTTTCCGAAGTCTCGAACATGCTCCAGCGCGTGCGGGAACTGGCGGTCCAGTCGTCCTCGGGCACCTACCAGTCGTCCGACCGCACCGCGATGCAGTCCGAAGTCACCGCGCTCACCAGCCAGATCAGCGACGTCCTTTCGCAGACCAAGTTCAACGGCAACGCGCTGTTCTCCACCAGTTCGGGCAGCGACGTGACGTTCGATATCCAGACCGGTGCCAATTCGGGCGAGACGATCACCCTGACCTCCTCGGCGATCGACGGCACCAACATCGACGCTTCGGCGCTCGACGTGACCACGGCCACGGCGGCCTCGACCACGATCGACAACGTCGATGCGGCGCTGGCCGACGTCAACGCCACCCGCGCCTCGCTCGGCGCCGGTCAGAACCGCCTCGAATCGGCGATCAACAACCTCACCAACAACGTGACGAACCTTTCGGACGCACGGTCGCGAATCGAGGATGCCGACTATTCGAGCGAAACCACCCAGATGGCCAAGGCGCAGATTCTCAGTCAGGCCTCGACCGCGATGATCGCGCAGGCCAACCAGAGCCAGCAGAACGTGCTCTCGCTGCTGCGTTAA
- the flgK gene encoding flagellar hook-associated protein FlgK, with the protein MAADLIAIANSGARAARAALDITAQNISNASSDGYVRRSVSLAELAVNSVSAAPTAINLAGVRVAGIVRNADMFRQSEVRRTGADAARADAEVQGLENVEAAVEQTGVYTSIVDFEAALKQLLSDPVDGSLRASALEQGRTLAQTINTAASSLDAAGEGLRFEAQDGVDQVNTLAAELARVNLRLSRASDSSSDQSSLLDQRDSLLEKISTYVDTSTTFAGDGTVELRLGGSSGPDLVSGGTATSLAMATASDGTLTFTLGGTAAAIASGSIAGKNQALAELANVRGQLDTIAAGIITAVNGAQASGVDLNGNSGQPMFSGSDAASMAIALASGSQIATAPAGAGANSRDASNLEAMRSALDSADPAGGMNSLLFGISSAVAGRSVTRDALQSIAGSAKVALEAQSGVDLDQEAVNLTRFQQAYQANGRVMQVASDIFDSILSIR; encoded by the coding sequence ATGGCCGCCGACCTCATCGCCATCGCCAATTCGGGCGCCCGCGCCGCCCGGGCGGCGCTCGACATCACCGCGCAGAACATCTCGAACGCCTCGTCCGACGGCTATGTCCGGCGCAGCGTCTCGCTCGCCGAACTGGCGGTCAATTCGGTCAGCGCCGCGCCCACCGCGATCAACCTGGCGGGGGTGCGGGTTGCCGGCATCGTGCGCAACGCCGACATGTTCCGCCAGTCGGAAGTGCGCCGCACCGGTGCCGACGCCGCCCGCGCCGATGCCGAAGTGCAGGGGCTGGAGAACGTCGAGGCCGCGGTCGAGCAGACCGGGGTCTATACCTCGATCGTCGATTTCGAGGCGGCGCTGAAGCAATTGCTGTCCGATCCGGTCGACGGTTCGCTGCGCGCCTCCGCGCTGGAACAGGGGCGCACCTTGGCCCAGACCATCAACACGGCCGCCTCCAGCCTCGATGCCGCCGGCGAAGGGCTGCGGTTCGAGGCGCAGGACGGGGTCGACCAGGTCAACACGCTGGCCGCCGAACTCGCCCGCGTGAACTTGCGCCTCTCGCGCGCGTCGGATTCGTCGAGCGACCAGTCGAGCCTGCTCGACCAGCGCGATTCGCTGCTCGAGAAGATCAGCACTTACGTCGATACCTCGACGACCTTTGCCGGCGACGGCACCGTCGAACTGCGCCTGGGCGGCAGCAGCGGTCCCGACCTCGTCAGCGGCGGCACCGCCACGAGCCTGGCCATGGCGACGGCCAGCGACGGCACCCTGACCTTCACGCTCGGCGGGACAGCGGCGGCTATCGCCTCGGGCTCGATCGCCGGCAAGAACCAGGCGCTGGCCGAACTCGCCAACGTGCGCGGCCAGCTCGACACCATCGCCGCCGGCATCATCACCGCCGTCAACGGCGCGCAAGCCTCGGGCGTGGACCTCAACGGCAATTCCGGCCAGCCGATGTTTTCCGGCAGCGATGCCGCCAGCATGGCCATCGCCCTCGCCAGCGGCAGCCAGATCGCCACCGCCCCGGCCGGCGCCGGCGCCAACAGCCGCGATGCATCCAACCTCGAGGCCATGCGCAGCGCCCTCGACAGCGCCGACCCGGCGGGCGGCATGAACTCGCTGCTGTTTGGCATTTCCAGCGCGGTGGCCGGGCGCAGCGTCACTCGCGATGCGCTCCAGTCGATCGCCGGCAGCGCCAAGGTCGCGCTGGAGGCGCAGTCCGGCGTCGATCTCGACCAGGAAGCGGTCAACCTCACCCGCTTCCAGCAGGCCTACCAGGCCAATGGCCGGGTCATGCAGGTGGCCTCCGACATCTTCGATTCCATCCTCTCGATCCGCTAG
- a CDS encoding flagellar motor protein MotB — MASKKPKEAPKPIIVKKVTVVAGGHHGGAWKVAYADFVTAMMAFFLLLWIVGATTEKQRKGIADYFSPTLVKTKQGSAGSGNGLLGGSSLTEKDNLPHAGGTGTKTITVPRDTTGGNREGGTKIKRVSRAKEALSRKLQSTEALRRLAKNLRMVDTTEGVRIDMVDDADFSMFQLGTTILTPQALQLLTAISEAVGPDGGALTIRGHTDAVPYRDGVPGNNWSLSAGRAEATRQQLIRDGVPADRFKRIEGVADQELLIPQDPHDPRNRRISITLAN, encoded by the coding sequence ATGGCCAGCAAGAAACCCAAGGAAGCCCCCAAGCCGATCATCGTCAAGAAAGTGACGGTGGTGGCCGGCGGCCATCACGGCGGCGCCTGGAAAGTCGCCTATGCCGACTTCGTGACCGCGATGATGGCGTTTTTCCTGCTGCTGTGGATCGTCGGCGCCACCACCGAAAAGCAGCGCAAGGGCATTGCCGACTATTTCTCGCCGACGCTGGTGAAGACCAAGCAGGGCAGCGCGGGTTCGGGCAACGGCCTGCTCGGCGGCTCGTCGCTGACCGAGAAGGACAACCTGCCCCATGCCGGGGGCACCGGCACCAAGACCATCACTGTCCCGCGCGACACCACCGGCGGCAACCGCGAGGGCGGCACCAAGATCAAGCGGGTCTCGCGCGCCAAGGAGGCGCTGTCGCGCAAGCTCCAGTCGACCGAGGCCCTGCGCCGTCTCGCCAAGAACCTGCGCATGGTCGACACCACCGAGGGCGTGCGGATCGACATGGTCGACGATGCCGACTTCTCGATGTTCCAGCTCGGCACGACGATCCTGACCCCGCAGGCGCTCCAGTTGCTGACCGCGATCAGCGAGGCGGTGGGGCCGGACGGCGGCGCCCTGACGATCCGCGGCCACACCGACGCGGTCCCCTATCGCGACGGGGTTCCCGGCAACAACTGGTCCCTCTCGGCCGGGCGCGCCGAAGCCACCCGCCAGCAGCTCATCCGGGACGGCGTGCCGGCGGACCGTTTCAAGCGCATCGAAGGCGTCGCCGACCAGGAACTGCTGATCCCGCAGGACCCCCACGACCCGCGCAACCGCCGCATCTCGATCACGCTTGCCAACTAG
- a CDS encoding flagellar biosynthesis protein FlgL: MTIVSTSTAAFFERSRRDIKDLRTQAESYQSQLSSGQKIDRSSDNPVAASRLRTLSRLEALSDIDQSTAERANADLSLADSAMSDMADALIRAQELATQASNSTLSDDQRSSIGAELDQIFTNLLALANARDSNGHALFGGASSGDAYSLDAAGNAVYVGTASSGTLPLGEGQSVTRSMTGPEFLSFTGSGGSATDLLAVVRNVAEALQGAASDPTGAAAAALTDLKTGLDSLTTGQTVIGTRLAWIEVTGDRRTDLSALRSTEESDIGAADLATTIAQLQETMTVLEASQATFGKLASLNLFSQLG, translated from the coding sequence ATGACGATCGTCTCGACCAGCACCGCCGCCTTTTTCGAAAGGTCGCGCCGCGACATCAAGGACTTGCGCACCCAGGCCGAGAGCTACCAGTCGCAGCTGTCGAGCGGGCAGAAGATCGATCGCTCCTCGGACAACCCGGTCGCCGCCTCGCGGCTGCGCACGCTGTCGCGGCTGGAGGCGCTATCGGACATCGACCAGAGCACTGCCGAGCGCGCCAATGCCGACCTTTCGCTGGCCGATTCGGCGATGTCGGACATGGCGGATGCGCTGATCCGCGCGCAGGAACTGGCAACGCAGGCGTCGAACTCCACCTTGTCCGACGACCAGCGCAGCTCGATCGGCGCCGAACTCGACCAGATCTTCACCAACCTGCTGGCACTCGCCAATGCCCGCGATTCCAACGGCCATGCGCTGTTCGGCGGGGCCAGTTCGGGCGATGCCTATTCGCTCGATGCCGCGGGCAACGCGGTCTATGTCGGCACCGCCAGTTCGGGCACCCTGCCGCTGGGCGAAGGGCAGAGCGTCACCCGCTCGATGACCGGGCCGGAATTCCTCTCCTTCACCGGCTCGGGCGGCAGCGCGACCGACCTGCTCGCGGTGGTCAGGAACGTTGCCGAGGCACTGCAGGGCGCCGCGAGCGATCCGACCGGCGCTGCCGCCGCCGCGCTCACCGACCTCAAGACCGGGCTCGATTCGCTGACCACCGGGCAGACCGTGATCGGCACCCGGCTCGCCTGGATCGAGGTGACCGGCGATCGCCGCACCGACCTCTCGGCGCTGCGCTCGACCGAGGAATCCGACATCGGCGCGGCGGATCTCGCCACCACCATCGCCCAGTTGCAGGAGACCATGACCGTGCTGGAGGCCTCGCAAGCCACGTTCGGCAAGCTCGCCTCGCTCAACCTCTTCAGCCAGCTCGGCTGA
- a CDS encoding trans-aconitate 2-methyltransferase: MSDRIDEAKLHAFIGKMLGDLGGAMSVPTVRIGIRLGLFEALAGSPATAPELAERAGGLHPRYVREWALAQAAGGYVDYDPASERFSLSREQAMVFVVKDSPVYLAGAYELVAAMIEAEPRVEQCFRDGRGVRWGDHAGCLFCATGAFFRPGYVNNIVQNWIPALDGVEARLQAGANVADVGCGVGFSTLLMAEAWPQSRFVGFDFHEPSIAEARRHARAHGMEDRVRFEVASAKEIAESGFDLVTMYDCLHDMGDPRGCAQHVRGMLAPGGHWMVVEPIAGDSPEQNLNPVGRLYYNASTMICVPTSLDQEVGEGLGAQAGEARIAAIMREAGFGSVRRATEGPFNMVLEAA; the protein is encoded by the coding sequence ATGTCTGACCGGATCGACGAAGCGAAGCTGCACGCCTTCATCGGCAAGATGCTGGGCGACCTTGGCGGTGCGATGAGCGTGCCGACCGTGCGAATCGGCATCAGGCTCGGCCTGTTCGAGGCCCTGGCCGGATCGCCCGCCACGGCGCCGGAACTGGCCGAACGCGCGGGCGGGCTGCATCCGCGTTACGTGCGCGAATGGGCGCTGGCCCAGGCGGCGGGCGGCTATGTCGACTACGATCCCGCGAGCGAGCGCTTCAGTCTCTCGCGCGAACAGGCGATGGTTTTTGTCGTGAAGGACAGCCCGGTCTACCTTGCCGGAGCCTATGAACTGGTGGCGGCGATGATCGAGGCCGAGCCGCGCGTCGAACAGTGCTTCCGCGACGGCCGCGGGGTGCGCTGGGGCGACCATGCCGGGTGCCTGTTCTGCGCGACCGGGGCCTTCTTCCGTCCTGGCTACGTCAACAACATCGTCCAGAACTGGATCCCGGCGCTCGACGGGGTGGAAGCGCGGCTGCAGGCCGGGGCCAACGTGGCGGACGTCGGCTGCGGGGTCGGTTTCTCCACCCTGCTGATGGCCGAGGCCTGGCCGCAGAGCCGGTTCGTCGGCTTCGACTTTCACGAACCCTCGATCGCCGAGGCGCGGCGCCATGCCCGCGCGCACGGAATGGAGGACCGCGTCCGCTTCGAAGTCGCGAGTGCCAAGGAGATCGCCGAGAGCGGGTTCGATCTCGTGACCATGTACGATTGCCTGCATGACATGGGCGATCCGCGCGGCTGCGCGCAGCATGTGCGCGGCATGCTGGCGCCGGGCGGGCACTGGATGGTGGTGGAGCCGATCGCCGGGGACAGCCCGGAGCAGAACCTCAACCCGGTCGGGCGGCTCTATTACAATGCCTCGACGATGATCTGCGTGCCGACCTCGCTCGATCAGGAAGTGGGCGAGGGGCTCGGCGCGCAGGCGGGCGAGGCGCGCATCGCCGCGATCATGCGCGAGGCGGGCTTTGGCAGCGTGCGCCGGGCGACGGAAGGACCGTTCAACATGGTGCTGGAAGCGGCCTAG